The following are from one region of the Molothrus aeneus isolate 106 chromosome 7, BPBGC_Maene_1.0, whole genome shotgun sequence genome:
- the INHA gene encoding inhibin alpha chain, producing MLLLLHLLPAMLPSAALASCTAAGPDRQLILAKVRARVLEHLSPPLLQEEPQMEARRVHRRDVLESTQVEPEELEDTSQVILFPATDVPCEPTQPDKLLEEEGIFTYLFQPSAHTLSRVVTSAQLWFYTGPSAAPNHSTPDVLTLSPQGRVPVPAMVERTPEHWTVFHLAPVLLPQLWQPLFVLLVRCPGCPCLAEGDKMPFLVAATRAKGSERARRSAMPWSPAALSLLQRPSEELAAHTNCRRASLNISFEELGWDKWIVHPSSFVFHYCHGSCAAGHGLSHRLGVQLCCAALPGTMRSLRVRTTSDGGYSFKYETVPNILAQDCTCV from the exons atgctgctgctgctgcacctgctGCCTGCCATGCTGCCCAGCGCCGCCCTGGCCAGCTGCACCGCGGCCGGCCCTGACCGGCAGCTCATCCTGGCCAAGGTGCGGGCCCGGGTGCTGGAACACCTGAGCCcccccctgctccaggaggagcCACAGATGGAAGCGAGGAGGGTGCACCGGAGAGACGTCCTTGAGAGCACCCAAGTggagccagaggagctggaggacaCCTCCCAGGTGATCTTATTCCCTGCCACAG ATGTTCCCTGTGAGCCCACACAGCCAGACAAGCTGCTGGAGGAAGAAGGGATTTTCACCTACCTCTTCCAGCCCTCGGCACACACCCTGAGCCGTGTGGTGActtctgcccagctctggtttTACACGGGCCCCTCGGCTGCCCCCAACCACTCCACCCCTGACGTGCTGACCCTGTCACCTCAGGGCCGGGTGCCGGTGCCGGCCATGGTGGAGCGGACACCCGAGCACTGGACCGTGTTTCACTTGGCCCcggtgctgctgccccagctctggcagccgCTCTTCGTGCTCCTGGTGCGCTGtcctggctgcccctgcctggccgAGGGGGACAAGATGCCTTTCCTGGTGGCCGCCACCCGGGCCAAGGGCAGCGAGAGGGCTCGTCGCTCTGCCATGCCCTGgtccccagctgccctgagcctgctgcaGCGTCCCTCCGAGGAGCTAGCTGCCCACACCAACTGCCGCCGGGCTTCCCTCAACATCTCCTtcgaggagctgggctgggacaagTGGATCGTGCATCCCAGCAGCTTTGTTTTCCACTACTGCCATGGGAGCTGTGCCGCAGGGCACGGGCTGAGCCACCGGCTGGGCGTGCAGCTCTGCTGCGCTGCCCTGCCGGGCACCATGCGCTCCCTGCGCGTCCGCACCACCTCCGACGGCGGCTACTCCTTCAAGTACGAGACGGTGCCCAACATCCTGGCCCAGGACTGCACCTGTGTCTAG
- the LOC136558813 gene encoding gap junction gamma-1 protein-like: MSWSFLTRLLEEINNHSTFVGKIWLTVLIVFRIVLTAVGGESIYYDEQSKFVCNTQQPGCENVCYDAFAPLSHVRFWIFQIIMVATPSVLYLGFAMHRIARMPEASRRRPPAARRARMPMVRRGAGRDYEEAEDNNEEDPMIFEEIEVEKEKSPEGGEKHDGRRRIKQDGLMRAYVLHLLCRSVLEMVFLFGQYLLYRFEVSPSYVCSRSPCPHTVDCFVSRPTEKTIFLLIMYAVSGLCLFLNLCELLHLGVGRIRDALSQADGPPLPTGDSPAPQYPKKAPSAPPTYHSLKKELPQAPLTNSKLDYRESLAQGRFALAGAPPVHELDRLREHLRLAQEHLEVAFHLQPPPRPPSPARSSSPEANGIAAEQNRLNLAHEKGTATCDRTTGL, encoded by the exons ATGAGCTGGAGTTTCCTGACGCGGCTCCTGGAGGAGATCAACAACCACTCGACCTTCGTGGGCAAGATCTGGCTGACCGTCCTCATTGTCTTCCGCATCGTGCTGACGGCCGTGGGGGGAGAGTCCATCTACTACGACGAGCAGAGCAAGTTTGTCTGCAACACGCAGCAGCCGGGCTGTGAGAACGTCTGCTACGACGCCTTCGCGCCCCTGTCCCACGTCCGCTTCTGGATCTTCCAGATCATCATGGTGGCGACGCCGTCGGTGCTCTACCTGGGCTTTGCCATGCACCGCATCGCTCGCATGCCCGAGGCCtcgcggcggcggccgccggcAGCCCGGCGGGCACGCATGCCCATGGTGCGCCGGGGAGCCGGGCGAGACTATGAGGAGGCAGAAGATAACAATGAAGAAGACCCCATGATCTTTGAGGAGATCGaggtggagaaggagaagagccCAGAGGGCGGAGAGAAGCACGATGGCCGGCGCCGTATCAAGCAGGACGGGCTGATGCGTGCCTATGTACTACACTTGCTGTGCCGCTCCGTGCTGGAGATGGTTTTCCTCTTCGGGCAGTACCTGCTGTACCGCTTTGAGGTGAGCCCCTCCTACGTGTGCAgccgcagcccctgcccacacaCTGTCGACTGCTTTGTCTCCCGCCCCACTGAGAAGACCATCTTCCTCCTCATCATGTACGCCGTCAGCGGGCTCTGCCTCTTCCTCAACCTCTGCGAGCTCTTGCATCTTGGCGTGGGGCGTATCCGTGATGCCCTGAGCCAAGCCGATGGCCCCCCACTCCCAACTGGCGACAGTCCTGCACCGCAATACCCCAAGAAAGCCCCCAGCGCTCCCCCCACCTACCACTCCCTGAAGAAGGAGCTGCCGCAAGCCCCACTGACCAACAGCAAGCTGGACTACCGGGagagcctggcccaggggcGCTTCGCCCTGGCTGGAGCTCCCCCGGTGCACGAGCTGGACCGGCTGCGTGAGCACCTGCGCCTGGcccaggagcacctggaggTGGCcttccacctgcagcccccGCCAcggccccccagccctgcccgcagcagcagccccgAGGCCAACGGCATCGCTGCCGAGCAGAACCGCCTCAACCTGGCCCATGAGAAGGGGACCGCCACCTGCGACAGGACCACGG ggctgtga